CCCCATTCATATAGAACCATACTTTCTCCATTTATTTAAAAGTAGGACGGAATATTTGATCTGATCAATGGGGAATATTCGTTCTAACTAACATTAACTTTTTAAATGACATCCGGGAAGGGGAAAGCGAAAATCCTAGCGTTATCACACTCGGGTTTTCGCATAGCGTTTATCGTGAAAAAATTTATATCATGTTCTAATTAAGAGAATGCTTTCTTTAACGTGTCACTAATTCTCTGTAATGCATCATGCGCGTCATCCATTAAAACAGGCATCCAGAAAAAACCATGAATTTGTCCATCATACCGTTTAACTTCAACTGGAACTCCGGCTTCTTGTAACCGTTTTGCATAATTTTCTCCCTCATCACGCAATACATCGTATTCTGCTGTAAACACTAAAGCCGGCGGTAATCCACTTAGATCTTTTGCACGGATTGGAGCTGCATACGGATGTACTTTCTCATCTTCTGTTGAAAAATATTGATCAGCAAACCAATGCATCGCAGAGGTTTCTAAGTAATACCCTTCTCCATTTTCTTCAAAAGATTTTGTATCAAAAGCAAAGTCTGTACCTGGATATAGCAAAATTTGATACGAAATCTTTGGCCCACCACGGTCTTTTGCCATCAATGGGACAACAGCAGCAAGGTTACCACCTGCACTATCGCCACTAACCGCAATTTTTTCAGGATCACCATTGAAGTTAGAGATGTTTTCTGCAACCCATTTCGTGGCAGCATAGCAATCTTCTACAGGAATTGGAAACTTGTTTTCAGGAGCAAGACGATAGTCTACAGAAACAACCAAACATTCGGTAGAATTTGCGAGCGAACGCATTAATGGGTCAACAACTTCTAGATCACCTAAAACCCATCCACCACCGTGGTAATAAACGAGAACTGGAAATGGTCCATTACCTTCTGGTGTATATAAACGAAGCCCAATTTCATCGCCATCCACTGGGATCTTAACATTCTCTACTTTGGCTACTTCTTGACGTTCACCGATTATATCAGCATAGAAACCAATTAGACCTTCACGATTTTCTTCAACAGACATATCTGGAATCCCTGGTCCATCAGCTGTAGCCGCATTAATTTGATCCACTAATTTTTTAACTTGAGGTTGTAATGCCATATTATTCTTCCCCCTTTAAGTTTTGTAACCGCTAACATTATTAATTATAAATCCCAATCTACGATAAAGCAAGTTAATTTTTATAATTTTCAAAATATTCTTTTAAAAATATTATCATTCAGAGGTGTAGGGTGTACTCAAAGCACCTTCACGTTCCAATCGTTACATAATAAGCAAGTGACCTAATTTATCAGATTTCGTTCTTAAATAGTTTTCATTTTCTTTATTGTGTGGCATCTGTAGAGGGATTCGACTCGTTACCTCTAGCCCATACCCCATTAAGCCTTTGAGTTTTCGAGGGTTATTTGTTAGCAACCTCATTTTCCCAACACCTAAATCACGAAGAATTTGGGCACCTATCCCATAATCACGTAGGTCTGGAGCAAACCCAAGGATCTCATTTGCTTCAACCGTATCATAACCTTCTTCTTGTAGCTTATATGTTTTCATTTTATTTAACAGTCCGATCCCTCGGCCTTCTTGCCTCATATACAGTAAAACCCCACTACCTTCTTCTTCTATTTGTTTTAATGCAGCATCTAGTTGTAAACCACAGTCACAACGAAGGGATCCAAATACGTCACCAGTTAGACACTCTGAATGGACGCGGACTAGAACTGGTTCAGTCGAATCAATATCCCCCTTTACAAAGGCAATGTGCTCTTTGCCATCAACATCATTGGAATAGACAATGGTTCGAAAGTTCCCGTACTTCATCGGGAGATTGATCGTCACTTCTTGAGTGACTAATTTTTCTTTGTGGTTACGATAATGAATCAAGTCCTTAATTGTAATCATTTTCAACTCATGTTCATTTGCCATTTTACACAAATCCTGTACACGAGCCATTGTTCCATCTTCTTTAATAATTTCACAAATCACACCAGCTGGTTGATACCCAGCTAAGCGTGCAAGGTCAACAGTTGCTTCCGTATGTCCAGCTCGTCTAAGGACCCCACCTTCCTTAGCCACTAATGGGAATATATGCCCTGGCTTTTTAAAATCAGCAGCCTTAGACTCTTCATTAAGCAGAGCGAGAATGGTATCCGAGCGATCGTATGCTGATATTCCAGTCGATGTCGTTTTATAATCAACACTAACAGTAAAAGCTGTACCATGGGGGTCTGTATTATGGTCAACCATTGGTAATAGCTCTAATTTAGATGCTAACTCCTCAGTAATTGGTGCACAGACCAAACCACGGCCATATTTAATGAGAAAATTAATCTTTTCCGGAGTTGCATGCTCAGCTAATAATACAAAGTCCCCTTCATTCTCACGGTCTTCATCATCACAGACAATAATAATTTTCCCTTGTTGCAAATCAGCTATTGCCTCTTCGATGGAGTCAAACATTCTAATCACTCCTCTTATCAACAGATTTCATACACGATATTGAAATTTCTTAGGAGACCTTTTACTTAACTAAGTAGCAACTGATGTACTGCTGTCTGTCCACACGATCTAAACACTTGATAAATAAAGGCAATCATACTGTCAACATTGCGTCTATGAATGAGACCATTTATGATTGCCTATCATCAATTATTCTGAAAGTGTGCCTCCATCAATATAAAAGGTTTGACCTGTAATATAATCGGCCGCCCCTGACGCTAAATATAATGCCGTTTGAGAAATATCTTTTGGTTCGCCTAATCTTCTAAAAGGGATGGCTTTTGTCGCTTTTTCAAGCCATTCTTTATTTTCACGTTCTTTTTTATTAATCTCGGTTGCAATTAACCCTGGTGCAATTGAGTTCACATGAATATTATATCGTGCCCATTCCGCAGCTAATGAACGTGTCATATGAATAACTGCTGCTTTCGTCGCCGTATACGGTGCGATACGTTTATATGGCTTCACACCACCTACAGATGAAATGTTAATAATTTTCCCTTGGTTTTGCTTAACCATGATCTTTGCTGCTTCCTGACAGCTAAAAAATAACCCTTTGATATTAACATTATTAATTAAATCCCATTCTTCTTCATTAACGTCTAATGCTGGTTTGGTTACATTTGCTCCTGCATTATTCACTAAAAGATCTACTCGACCAAATTCATCCATCGTTTTTTTAAATAGATTTTGAATATCAGCTAATTTGCCGACATCACATGCAACAGATAGCGCTTTTCTACCAAGGTCTCTAACCTCATGGGCAACCTTTTCACAGCTGGCCTTGTTGCGACTTGATATAACGATATCTGCTCCTCGAGAGGCAAAATCGCGAACCATTTCTGCACCTATTCCTCGACTGCCTCCTGTTACGACAACCACCTTACCTGAAAAATCATATAATTGTTCCATAGGTTTCCCTCCTAGGTCTTTGACAACGTTTCACCTATTTATTAATCATACCAATATATCTTTGTTTTTGTTTTTATACTCTTTTAAAATTCGCTTTGCTACGACCATACGATGAACTTCATCTGGACCATCGTAAATATGTGCGGCCCTACCTTCTCGATAGAATGCCTCTAATGGCGTATCTTTTGAATACCCTAGTGATCCATGAACTTGGATCGCCCGACTGATGATATCATTTAAGATTTTGGCACCATAAAATTTAATGAGAGCGATCTCTTTTCTAGCATCTAGACCTTGATCCATTTTCCAAGCAGCATGAAGGGTCATTAACCTTGAAGCTGACATCTCAGCGGCAGAATCAGCAATAAAGTTTTGGATCGATTGAAATTCAGCTAAAGGCTTCCCTCTCGTTTTTCTCTTTAGAGCATAATCAAGCATTAAATCAAAACTACGATTCATAACACCTAACCAGCGCATCGCATGTGTAATTCGTCCTGGCCCTAATCGCATTTGCGCTAATTTGAAGCCTTCTCCTACTTTACCTAGTATGCTTTCTTCTGGAATGCGGCAATTATCAAACTCAATTTCCCAATGTCCACCTTCACTAAAGTCACCCATCACTTCAATATCACGAATAAGATTAAAGCCTGGCGTTCCGATATCAACGAGAAACATTGATGCACGTTCATGTGGAGCCGCATCTGGGTTCGTTACCGCCATCACGATCGCAAAAGAAGATAGCCCAGCGTTACTGATAAACCATTTGCGGCCATTAATGACCCATTCGTTCCCTTCTTTAACAGCCGTTGTTTGTAGGCCGGTTGGATCTGCACCTGAGACATCACGTTCAGTCATCGCAAAACATGATCGAATCTCATCGTCAATTACAGGCTTTAAATATTTATCAATCTGCTCTTGAGTCCCGGCATTCAAGAGAATTTCCGTATTCCCTGTATCAGGAGCAGCTGTTCCAAAAACTCGTGGACCGATCGGACTACTTCCTAATTGTTCATTTAATAGCCCTAAGAAAACGTTACCTAAACCTAATCCGCCAATATGTTCAGGCAGGTGAGCTGCCCATAGATTTTGGTCTTTAACTTTTTGTTGTAAGGGCTTTAATATTTCATTCGGCAATCCCACGCCTGGGACGATATACTTTTCAGCAGGGTAAACATCCTCTTCCATGATCTTTTTTGCTTTTGCTAACAATTCTTCTTGTTCTACTGTTGGACTGAAATCGTACATATGTGTTCGCTCCTTTTATTTTTAAATTTATAGGTCCATATCGACTAGTAAACGATCTATAGATTCGTTTCTCTATGAAAAGAAAACAGGCCTCACTGATTGTTTAATTTTGTATTAATAGCCTTAAAGTATGGTAAAACTTCATCCGCATAGCGCTTCATCGCCTTCATAACCTTGCGGTGCTCCATTCCGCCCATACGGAACCAGCATGATAAACTATTAATTCCCGCTTGCTCGACACCTTCTAATCGTTCGATCGCATCTTGCGCATCTGTTAATAACGCGACACCAGAATCATTAAGTCCACGAACATCTAATGGGCCATCAAACTCTTTTGCTACTTCTGCAAAGCGCTCATACGTTTTTGGTGCTTGCATGCCTTTTGCCCCTGGAATTAAATCAAGGACGCGGTTAAAATAGACTTTCATATTTTCCTCTACATTTCTAACCGCTTGGTCTGTATCATCGGCAATATGCATTTGTAGATTCATATGAATATCTGGGGTAATTCCCTTTAGCATTAAGCGGTCTCTTGTACGCTTTGTATACTCAAGAACATCGTCCAAGACCATTAATGTCGGGGTGACCATGAATTCTCTGGCCTCTTTTTCAACCATTAAATCAAACGAGGCTGGACTAATCGCTGCATAATAAAATGGAATTCTTTCTTGAACAGGTTTTGGAACTAACGAGACATTATCTAATTGATAAAATTCCCCATCATAGCTAAACGTTTCATTATTCCATAGGCCTTGGATGATTTCGACATACTCCCAAAAACGTTCCCGTGTTTTTTCCATCGGAACCCCTAGCCCTTTCGCCTCTAACGGTTGATATCCGCGACCTGCTCCAAACTTTAAGCGCCCTTCACTGAGAATATCAACCATCGCATAGTCTTCTGCTATTCGCACCGGGTTATCGAAGTTTAAAATACTCACACCAATCCCAATATCCATCTTCTTTGTAATTTGTGAAATCGCTGCCGCTGCTACTTGGGGAGAAGCTAAACTTCCATATGAACTAAAGTGATGCTCTGCTAGCCACACACTTTCAAATCCTAGCTCTTCCCCATACTGGATTTGTTCAAGCATCTCACCATACGCTCGTTCATAGTTCCCATCATGACACTCATTTACATAGAAAAGTCCTGTTTTCATTTGATCATACACCCCTCTAATCTAAAATTTATATCGTCATTCTTAGTTGAAAGCGATTTCGCTACAAAAAATCTAACGTTT
This genomic window from Desertibacillus haloalkaliphilus contains:
- a CDS encoding LLM class flavin-dependent oxidoreductase, with protein sequence MKTGLFYVNECHDGNYERAYGEMLEQIQYGEELGFESVWLAEHHFSSYGSLASPQVAAAAISQITKKMDIGIGVSILNFDNPVRIAEDYAMVDILSEGRLKFGAGRGYQPLEAKGLGVPMEKTRERFWEYVEIIQGLWNNETFSYDGEFYQLDNVSLVPKPVQERIPFYYAAISPASFDLMVEKEAREFMVTPTLMVLDDVLEYTKRTRDRLMLKGITPDIHMNLQMHIADDTDQAVRNVEENMKVYFNRVLDLIPGAKGMQAPKTYERFAEVAKEFDGPLDVRGLNDSGVALLTDAQDAIERLEGVEQAGINSLSCWFRMGGMEHRKVMKAMKRYADEVLPYFKAINTKLNNQ
- a CDS encoding bifunctional 3,4-dihydroxy-2-butanone-4-phosphate synthase/GTP cyclohydrolase II: MFDSIEEAIADLQQGKIIIVCDDEDRENEGDFVLLAEHATPEKINFLIKYGRGLVCAPITEELASKLELLPMVDHNTDPHGTAFTVSVDYKTTSTGISAYDRSDTILALLNEESKAADFKKPGHIFPLVAKEGGVLRRAGHTEATVDLARLAGYQPAGVICEIIKEDGTMARVQDLCKMANEHELKMITIKDLIHYRNHKEKLVTQEVTINLPMKYGNFRTIVYSNDVDGKEHIAFVKGDIDSTEPVLVRVHSECLTGDVFGSLRCDCGLQLDAALKQIEEEGSGVLLYMRQEGRGIGLLNKMKTYKLQEEGYDTVEANEILGFAPDLRDYGIGAQILRDLGVGKMRLLTNNPRKLKGLMGYGLEVTSRIPLQMPHNKENENYLRTKSDKLGHLLIM
- a CDS encoding alpha/beta hydrolase, with protein sequence MALQPQVKKLVDQINAATADGPGIPDMSVEENREGLIGFYADIIGERQEVAKVENVKIPVDGDEIGLRLYTPEGNGPFPVLVYYHGGGWVLGDLEVVDPLMRSLANSTECLVVSVDYRLAPENKFPIPVEDCYAATKWVAENISNFNGDPEKIAVSGDSAGGNLAAVVPLMAKDRGGPKISYQILLYPGTDFAFDTKSFEENGEGYYLETSAMHWFADQYFSTEDEKVHPYAAPIRAKDLSGLPPALVFTAEYDVLRDEGENYAKRLQEAGVPVEVKRYDGQIHGFFWMPVLMDDAHDALQRISDTLKKAFS
- a CDS encoding SDR family NAD(P)-dependent oxidoreductase; its protein translation is MEQLYDFSGKVVVVTGGSRGIGAEMVRDFASRGADIVISSRNKASCEKVAHEVRDLGRKALSVACDVGKLADIQNLFKKTMDEFGRVDLLVNNAGANVTKPALDVNEEEWDLINNVNIKGLFFSCQEAAKIMVKQNQGKIINISSVGGVKPYKRIAPYTATKAAVIHMTRSLAAEWARYNIHVNSIAPGLIATEINKKERENKEWLEKATKAIPFRRLGEPKDISQTALYLASGAADYITGQTFYIDGGTLSE
- a CDS encoding acyl-CoA dehydrogenase family protein is translated as MYDFSPTVEQEELLAKAKKIMEEDVYPAEKYIVPGVGLPNEILKPLQQKVKDQNLWAAHLPEHIGGLGLGNVFLGLLNEQLGSSPIGPRVFGTAAPDTGNTEILLNAGTQEQIDKYLKPVIDDEIRSCFAMTERDVSGADPTGLQTTAVKEGNEWVINGRKWFISNAGLSSFAIVMAVTNPDAAPHERASMFLVDIGTPGFNLIRDIEVMGDFSEGGHWEIEFDNCRIPEESILGKVGEGFKLAQMRLGPGRITHAMRWLGVMNRSFDLMLDYALKRKTRGKPLAEFQSIQNFIADSAAEMSASRLMTLHAAWKMDQGLDARKEIALIKFYGAKILNDIISRAIQVHGSLGYSKDTPLEAFYREGRAAHIYDGPDEVHRMVVAKRILKEYKNKNKDILV